One stretch of Burkholderia oklahomensis C6786 DNA includes these proteins:
- a CDS encoding A24 family peptidase produces the protein MLSALPPQPIPLCVTLLAVVAASIDLSSRRIPNRLIALGLAGALVAQCGLPGPHNGFAAWLAGAATGAGLLLPFYLLRGMAAGDVKLMLAIGAWVGPSLALRIVLATFIVGGAWALAVVLRRGQFRKLLANLRHLFASAALLRNPSAVRATPEFDSVGMLPYGVAIAIGTLGVLLTAAT, from the coding sequence ATGCTTTCCGCCCTGCCACCGCAACCGATCCCGCTCTGCGTGACTTTGCTTGCAGTCGTCGCAGCCAGCATCGATCTGTCGAGCCGGCGCATTCCCAATCGACTGATCGCGCTCGGCCTCGCGGGCGCGCTCGTCGCGCAATGCGGACTGCCCGGCCCGCACAACGGCTTCGCCGCCTGGCTGGCCGGAGCGGCCACCGGCGCCGGCCTGCTGCTGCCTTTCTATCTGTTGCGCGGCATGGCCGCAGGCGACGTGAAGCTGATGCTCGCGATCGGCGCCTGGGTCGGACCGTCGCTCGCGCTGCGCATCGTGCTCGCGACGTTCATCGTCGGCGGCGCGTGGGCGCTCGCGGTCGTGCTGAGGCGCGGCCAATTCCGCAAGCTGCTCGCGAACCTGCGTCACCTGTTCGCGAGCGCGGCGCTGCTGCGCAATCCGTCCGCGGTGCGCGCCACACCCGAGTTCGACTCGGTCGGGATGCTGCCGTACGGCGTCGCGATCGCCATCGGCACGCTCGGCGTGCTGCTTACGGCGGCGACCTGA
- a CDS encoding ATPase produces MNLDQAEPRHDAQIAHLPEPPALRAYRTKQAARLPAAPRSLAETGLDEAFIAALLLKSMLAHGRSSLTEIVARHCLPPVALDEVLTFLACERLIEVTHRGLSDIDLTLRLTDLGRALALEEKARNSYCGPAPVTHEAYLANVALHSVRHMSIARADAHAAFDGIVIDPSMLDAAAASLNAGRPLLIHGPAGSGKTYLAERLGSLLRGYVPIPYAIYASGEIIKIHDPLVHVDAPRANDGANGDRRWRLCRRPIVLSGGELTLAELDLRRDDTTGYYQAPPHVKANMGLYIVDDLGRQRIAPRDLLNRWLLPLDRNVDQLTFHSGVRLEMPFDVWPVFSSNLTPAQFSDDAFLRRLGSKLHVGPLPVDRYRTVYDASCAALALTSDASTFDYLLQRLHAPARMPFLACYPGDLLRLVAASVRYRGDTPTVTPQALHEAWRSFFGSAPDEPPFTSPDADRDW; encoded by the coding sequence ATGAACCTGGATCAAGCAGAACCGCGACACGACGCGCAGATCGCCCATCTGCCGGAGCCGCCGGCGCTGCGCGCGTACCGCACGAAGCAGGCCGCGCGTCTGCCGGCCGCACCGCGTTCGCTCGCGGAAACCGGCCTGGACGAAGCCTTCATCGCGGCGCTGCTGCTGAAATCGATGCTCGCGCACGGGCGCTCGAGCCTGACCGAGATCGTCGCGCGTCATTGCCTGCCGCCCGTCGCGCTCGACGAAGTGCTGACGTTCCTCGCGTGCGAGCGCCTGATCGAAGTCACGCACCGCGGTCTGTCGGACATCGACCTGACGCTGCGCCTGACCGACCTCGGCCGCGCGCTCGCGCTCGAGGAGAAGGCCCGCAACAGCTACTGCGGCCCGGCGCCCGTCACGCACGAAGCGTACCTCGCGAACGTCGCCCTGCACTCGGTCCGCCACATGTCGATCGCGCGCGCCGACGCACACGCGGCGTTCGACGGCATCGTGATCGACCCGTCGATGCTCGACGCGGCCGCCGCGTCGCTGAACGCCGGCCGGCCGCTGCTGATCCACGGCCCCGCCGGCAGCGGCAAGACCTATCTCGCCGAGCGCCTCGGCTCGCTGCTGCGCGGCTACGTGCCGATTCCGTATGCGATCTACGCGTCGGGCGAGATCATCAAGATCCACGACCCGCTCGTGCACGTCGATGCGCCGCGCGCGAACGACGGCGCGAACGGCGACCGCCGCTGGCGTCTGTGCCGCCGGCCCATCGTGCTGTCGGGCGGCGAGCTGACGCTCGCCGAGCTCGACCTGCGCCGCGACGACACGACGGGCTATTACCAGGCGCCGCCGCACGTGAAGGCGAACATGGGCCTCTACATCGTCGACGACCTCGGCCGCCAGCGCATCGCGCCGCGCGATCTGCTGAACCGCTGGCTGCTGCCGCTCGACCGCAACGTCGATCAGCTGACGTTCCACAGCGGCGTGCGGCTCGAAATGCCGTTCGACGTGTGGCCGGTGTTCTCGAGCAACCTCACGCCCGCGCAGTTCAGCGACGACGCGTTCCTGCGGCGGCTCGGCTCGAAGCTGCACGTCGGACCGCTGCCCGTCGACCGCTACCGCACCGTGTACGACGCGAGCTGCGCGGCGCTCGCGCTGACGTCGGACGCGTCGACGTTCGACTACCTGCTGCAACGCCTGCACGCGCCCGCGCGGATGCCGTTTCTCGCGTGCTATCCGGGCGATCTGCTGCGGCTCGTCGCTGCGTCCGTCCGCTATCGCGGCGACACGCCCACGGTCACGCCGCAGGCGCTGCACGAAGCGTGGCGCAGTTTCTTCGGTTCGGCGCCTGACGAACCGCCGTTCACCTCGCCGGATGCGGATCGCGATTGGTAG
- the cpaB gene encoding Flp pilus assembly protein CpaB: MKNSRAFTMLAIAILAGLAAVAFASRWLVQTSSSAVTPVAVAAIDVNLGEPLVPNQLRVVNWPTASVPPGAFTDVKSLEGRVVRTSLARGEPVLGSKLAPVGTKGGLSAVIAPGHRAITVRVNDVVGVAGFALPGNYVDVIVNTQEQSKADPQQSISKIVLEKILVLAVAQQVSRDDTAPKVVNAVTLEVTPDQAEKLDLARSVGTLSLVLRNQVDKDALNTGGATKNTLLGQPAAVPAPIAAPAAQPRPVRTRVVVAHAHGAAGRDCVGVLSGVTGSVECF, translated from the coding sequence ATGAAAAACAGTCGCGCATTCACCATGCTCGCCATCGCCATTCTGGCGGGGCTGGCCGCCGTCGCCTTCGCATCGCGATGGCTCGTGCAGACATCGAGCAGCGCCGTCACGCCGGTCGCGGTCGCCGCGATCGACGTGAACCTCGGCGAGCCGCTTGTCCCGAACCAGCTCCGCGTCGTCAACTGGCCGACGGCCAGCGTGCCGCCCGGCGCGTTCACCGACGTCAAGTCACTCGAAGGCCGCGTCGTGCGCACGAGCCTCGCGCGCGGCGAGCCCGTGCTCGGCTCGAAGCTCGCGCCCGTCGGCACGAAGGGCGGCCTGTCCGCCGTGATCGCCCCGGGACACCGCGCGATCACCGTGCGCGTGAACGACGTCGTCGGCGTCGCGGGCTTCGCGCTGCCGGGCAACTACGTCGACGTGATCGTCAACACGCAGGAACAGTCGAAGGCCGATCCGCAGCAGAGCATCTCGAAGATCGTGCTCGAGAAGATCCTCGTGCTCGCCGTCGCGCAGCAAGTGAGCCGCGACGACACGGCGCCGAAGGTCGTCAACGCGGTCACGCTCGAAGTCACGCCCGACCAGGCGGAAAAACTCGACCTCGCGCGCAGCGTCGGCACGCTGTCGCTCGTGCTGCGCAACCAGGTCGACAAGGACGCGCTGAATACCGGCGGCGCGACGAAGAACACGCTGCTCGGCCAGCCGGCGGCCGTGCCAGCGCCCATCGCGGCGCCCGCCGCGCAACCGCGCCCCGTGCGCACGCGCG